In Methanosarcina siciliae T4/M, one genomic interval encodes:
- a CDS encoding DUF362 domain-containing protein has protein sequence MNKVSIVPCPDYSDTKKAIVGALDLLGSVEDIIDPGDSVLLKPNILAASPPEAATTTHPSVVAAMCEFVLSAGGKPIVGDGAGISKPGATAIALETSGIEEAARKAGAKVVNFETAGFTLIEVPEPLQFRKLYIANPVLEADVIISLPKLKTHELTYYTGAVKNFFGALPLKCRKEMHLLGKRELFGEAVADVYSVVKPAFSVMDGVWGMEGNGPSHGEPVNSGVILASRDCVSLDIVAAEMIGFDPIKIPTTAGALKKGFGNQCPVVVGKPLKEVKMKFKPSSGGVSTTPAFLKRSLGRYYTIYPRINQRKCTQCGTCYLNCSPKAVERQKNGTYRINPEKCILCYCCRELCPSNAVEIKKSLLAQLLTGTENLIRRI, from the coding sequence ATGAACAAAGTCTCCATAGTCCCCTGTCCTGATTATTCGGATACGAAAAAAGCAATAGTGGGAGCTCTTGACCTTCTGGGAAGCGTTGAAGACATAATTGATCCCGGAGACAGCGTACTTCTCAAGCCAAACATCCTTGCAGCCAGCCCTCCGGAAGCTGCCACAACTACCCATCCTTCGGTTGTAGCAGCAATGTGTGAATTCGTGCTCTCCGCAGGAGGGAAACCGATAGTTGGAGACGGAGCCGGCATATCAAAACCCGGGGCTACAGCAATAGCCCTGGAGACTTCGGGTATAGAAGAAGCTGCCCGAAAAGCCGGAGCAAAGGTAGTGAATTTTGAAACTGCAGGCTTTACCCTGATAGAAGTCCCGGAACCGCTTCAGTTCCGGAAATTATATATTGCAAACCCTGTCCTTGAGGCTGATGTCATAATATCCCTTCCGAAACTGAAAACCCATGAGCTTACGTATTACACGGGTGCGGTCAAGAATTTCTTCGGAGCTCTGCCCCTGAAATGCCGGAAAGAAATGCACCTCCTCGGAAAAAGGGAACTTTTTGGCGAAGCTGTTGCCGATGTTTACTCTGTTGTCAAACCCGCTTTTTCAGTCATGGACGGAGTCTGGGGCATGGAGGGAAACGGGCCTTCCCACGGAGAACCTGTGAACTCAGGAGTAATTCTGGCAAGCAGGGACTGTGTTTCCCTGGATATTGTTGCAGCGGAAATGATCGGTTTTGACCCTATCAAAATCCCCACTACAGCAGGAGCCCTGAAGAAAGGCTTCGGGAACCAGTGCCCTGTGGTAGTCGGAAAGCCATTAAAAGAAGTCAAAATGAAATTCAAGCCATCAAGCGGAGGGGTCAGTACAACCCCTGCTTTTCTTAAACGCAGCCTCGGCAGATATTATACCATTTATCCCAGGATCAACCAGAGAAAATGCACTCAATGCGGGACCTGCTATTTAAACTGTTCTCCCAAGGCGGTGGAACGGCAAAAAAACGGAACTTACAGGATAAATCCGGAAAAATGCATCCTGTGTTACTGCTGCCGGGAACTCTGCCCCAGTAATGCGGTGGAGATAAAAAAGTCCCTGCTGGCACAGCTTTTAACAGGGACTGAAAATTTGATACGCAGAATATAA
- a CDS encoding protein kinase family protein: protein MVQQIILRNIEKPQIKSLEEDLFWFCDSFGFSSGRDTENTANRIIFSLLEKLSNDRISSSEALAEDLEIKISRVNHHLRNLNDSGLLYRKKRLIYLRGGSLKAAVKEMRKDSERILDELESIAEEIDSIMGLKNR, encoded by the coding sequence ATGGTTCAGCAGATTATCCTCAGAAACATTGAAAAACCCCAGATCAAGAGCCTTGAAGAAGATCTGTTTTGGTTCTGTGACAGCTTTGGCTTTTCTTCAGGCAGAGATACCGAAAACACAGCCAACAGGATAATCTTCAGCCTGCTTGAAAAACTCTCAAACGACAGGATAAGCTCCTCGGAAGCTCTGGCTGAAGACCTTGAGATAAAAATTTCAAGAGTCAACCATCATCTCCGGAACCTCAATGACTCCGGGCTCCTTTACAGGAAAAAACGCCTGATTTACCTGAGAGGAGGGAGCTTGAAAGCTGCAGTAAAGGAGATGAGGAAGGACTCGGAAAGGATACTCGACGAACTGGAAAGCATAGCTGAAGAAATCGACTCAATAATGGGCCTGAAAAACAGGTAA
- the groES gene encoding co-chaperone GroES translates to MIIRPIGERVLLKHQKKEEVTKGGIYIPESARQEKKEGIVLSVGTFEDGKELPLKKGDHVIYGGYQADEIEIDDEKYIFVDFKDILATVVEE, encoded by the coding sequence GTGATTATCAGACCTATTGGCGAACGAGTCTTACTCAAACACCAGAAGAAAGAAGAAGTGACTAAAGGCGGGATCTATATCCCGGAGTCTGCCCGGCAGGAGAAAAAAGAAGGAATCGTTCTATCTGTGGGGACTTTCGAAGACGGAAAGGAGCTCCCCCTGAAAAAGGGAGACCACGTAATTTACGGGGGGTACCAAGCTGATGAGATTGAGATCGATGACGAAAAATATATTTTTGTTGATTTCAAGGATATCCTGGCAACCGTTGTTGAAGAATAA
- the groL gene encoding chaperonin GroEL (60 kDa chaperone family; promotes refolding of misfolded polypeptides especially under stressful conditions; forms two stacked rings of heptamers to form a barrel-shaped 14mer; ends can be capped by GroES; misfolded proteins enter the barrel where they are refolded when GroES binds): protein MASKQIMFDEGARKALLTGVDKVANTVKITLGPKGRYVVLDKSTKPVVTNDGVTIAKEIELHDKFENMGAKLVKEVASKTQDNTGDGTTTATLLAQSMIREGLKNISAGANPIEVKKGIELATEKVVGYLKSKSVEVKGKDKIVQVATVSANNDEEIGNLIADAMERVGYNGVITVEDSKTMETSLDVVEGMQFDRGFVSPYMALDTEKMTCEFEDPYILITDKKINSMKQIVPVLEKVASEGRSLLIIAEDVDGDAQAALILNIIRGSLRVCAVKAPGFGNERKEMLEDIAVLTGGQVISEEKGMKLEEFSDYMLGSARKVTVDNNKTIIVEGRGDKAKIEDRVRIIEAQVNIAEADYQKTGLKKRQAKLGGGVAVIKVGAATETELKEKKMRIDDALNATKAAVEEGVVTGGGVSLFRAAAVLDDLGLEGDRQVGVKIVRRSIEDPVRQIAANAGREGAEVVATIRAESGECFGYNAKGDVFEDLFEAGVIDPTKVVRSGLQNAASIAGMVLTTEALVTDFDEEKDDKTAAIII from the coding sequence ATGGCTTCAAAGCAGATAATGTTTGATGAGGGCGCAAGAAAAGCCCTCTTAACCGGTGTAGATAAAGTTGCAAATACTGTTAAGATCACCCTGGGCCCCAAAGGTCGCTACGTTGTGCTGGACAAAAGCACAAAACCCGTGGTCACAAATGATGGGGTCACCATTGCAAAAGAAATAGAGCTCCATGACAAGTTTGAAAATATGGGGGCAAAGCTTGTCAAGGAGGTTGCTTCCAAGACCCAGGACAACACAGGAGACGGGACCACTACCGCTACCCTCCTTGCCCAGAGCATGATCCGGGAAGGTCTGAAAAACATCAGTGCCGGGGCAAACCCTATTGAGGTCAAGAAAGGGATTGAGCTTGCAACGGAAAAGGTTGTGGGGTATCTCAAGAGCAAGAGTGTGGAAGTCAAGGGCAAGGACAAGATCGTACAGGTAGCTACCGTTTCCGCAAACAATGACGAGGAAATAGGCAACCTGATCGCCGATGCTATGGAAAGGGTAGGCTACAACGGGGTAATCACGGTTGAAGACTCAAAAACGATGGAAACCAGCCTTGATGTGGTTGAAGGTATGCAGTTTGACCGCGGCTTTGTTTCGCCCTACATGGCACTTGATACTGAAAAAATGACCTGTGAATTCGAAGACCCCTATATCCTGATTACGGACAAGAAGATCAACAGCATGAAGCAGATCGTGCCCGTGCTTGAGAAGGTCGCTTCCGAAGGCCGATCCCTCCTGATTATTGCTGAGGACGTCGACGGGGATGCCCAGGCAGCTCTGATCCTTAACATCATCCGCGGATCCCTGAGAGTCTGCGCTGTAAAAGCTCCGGGGTTCGGAAACGAGAGAAAGGAGATGCTCGAAGATATTGCCGTCCTGACCGGCGGGCAGGTAATCAGTGAAGAGAAAGGCATGAAACTTGAGGAATTCAGTGATTACATGCTCGGGAGTGCCAGGAAGGTTACGGTTGACAACAATAAAACCATAATCGTGGAAGGCAGGGGCGATAAGGCAAAGATTGAGGACAGAGTCAGGATCATCGAAGCCCAGGTCAATATTGCCGAAGCCGACTATCAAAAGACAGGACTTAAAAAGCGCCAGGCAAAGCTTGGAGGTGGCGTTGCGGTAATCAAAGTAGGTGCTGCAACTGAAACCGAGCTCAAGGAAAAGAAGATGAGGATCGATGATGCCCTGAATGCTACAAAAGCCGCAGTTGAAGAAGGTGTGGTTACGGGTGGAGGAGTCAGCCTTTTCCGGGCAGCTGCAGTCCTTGATGACCTCGGCCTTGAAGGCGACAGGCAGGTGGGCGTAAAGATCGTCCGGAGGTCCATAGAAGATCCTGTCCGCCAGATAGCTGCAAACGCAGGCAGGGAAGGCGCCGAAGTTGTGGCAACCATAAGGGCCGAGTCCGGTGAGTGCTTCGGGTACAATGCAAAGGGCGACGTCTTTGAAGACCTCTTCGAAGCCGGCGTAATCGACCCGACAAAAGTGGTAAGAAGCGGGCTCCAGAATGCCGCCTCAATCGCAGGTATGGTGCTCACGACGGAAGCTCTTGTGACCGATTTTGACGAAGAAAAGGACGACAAGACAGCTGCAATCATTATCTGA
- a CDS encoding ribonuclease H family protein, whose product MKVNMLEVYCDSSYNKGEDSYIGCVMLRDGMQLHQSTTKVPDHPQNNLECELAALNFALSLVRIFSAGDKEIVIYNDSTEAVKDFQGRVKQVEKAFSGSRLSFEYIPREKMNQAAADRLSKKFPVFFSSTSTSEVESFSRREDVLSDIARNGSTVFYLEKVPEMSTNKKTCYRLIVRTMEKILSDDLLYPVKKGGPGTQIKAVEQIRKDISNPEVFSSLKSKGVRFENSYFLLTDETWGLRGTDSQAYSILPSSIPHRVICDEVDRSPQNLFRRAERFR is encoded by the coding sequence GTGAAAGTAAATATGCTTGAAGTCTACTGTGATTCATCCTATAATAAAGGCGAAGATTCCTACATCGGTTGCGTGATGCTACGGGATGGCATGCAGCTTCATCAATCAACAACTAAAGTCCCGGATCATCCTCAGAACAATCTTGAATGTGAACTTGCAGCCCTTAACTTCGCGCTATCCCTTGTCAGAATTTTTTCAGCAGGCGATAAAGAAATCGTCATTTATAACGACTCGACTGAAGCCGTAAAAGATTTTCAGGGCAGGGTAAAGCAAGTAGAAAAGGCGTTTTCTGGGTCCAGGCTCAGCTTTGAGTATATCCCCCGGGAGAAAATGAACCAGGCAGCTGCAGACAGACTCTCTAAAAAGTTTCCTGTTTTTTTCTCGAGCACGTCCACATCTGAGGTGGAGTCTTTTTCGAGGCGGGAAGACGTTCTTTCAGATATAGCCCGGAATGGGAGCACCGTTTTTTATCTGGAAAAAGTTCCGGAAATGTCTACAAACAAAAAAACCTGCTACAGATTGATAGTTCGTACAATGGAAAAGATTCTTTCTGATGACCTGCTCTATCCGGTAAAAAAAGGAGGGCCGGGCACTCAGATCAAGGCTGTGGAACAGATTCGAAAAGACATTTCAAACCCTGAGGTTTTTTCTTCTCTGAAATCAAAAGGTGTCAGGTTTGAAAACTCCTACTTCCTGCTCACAGACGAAACCTGGGGGCTTCGGGGTACGGACAGTCAGGCTTACTCCATTCTGCCCTCTTCCATTCCCCACAGGGTCATATGCGATGAAGTGGACAGGTCACCCCAGAACCTTTTCAGAAGAGCCGAACGTTTCAGGTAA
- a CDS encoding queuosine precursor transporter — protein sequence MKSIDYKTQILLAVFISSLLLGNLLGSKLIEIFGIVTSVGLFGYPVTFLITDIIEEVRGKEITKIFVHAGLLSLFIAVLFVFVSTGFPSSPLYPHSEAYNSVFSNSLRIILASMTAFVISQYHDLWAFNFWRQKTNGRYLWFRNNLSTIVSQLIDSIVFTFIAFYHATPDLGAVQIFYMIVPLWVLKVGFALLDTPFVYLGVRWLASESPDETPYQGENREAGSVDG from the coding sequence ATGAAATCCATAGATTACAAAACACAGATTTTACTAGCAGTTTTCATAAGCTCTCTGCTCCTCGGAAACCTCCTGGGGAGCAAGCTAATTGAAATCTTCGGAATTGTAACCTCTGTCGGCTTATTCGGATATCCGGTTACTTTTCTTATTACGGATATAATAGAGGAAGTTAGGGGAAAAGAAATAACAAAGATTTTCGTACACGCAGGCTTACTTTCACTCTTCATTGCCGTACTTTTCGTCTTTGTAAGTACGGGCTTCCCTTCTTCCCCTCTGTATCCGCATAGTGAGGCTTATAATAGTGTTTTCTCAAACTCTCTGCGGATTATCCTGGCAAGTATGACCGCTTTTGTTATAAGCCAGTACCATGACCTCTGGGCTTTTAATTTCTGGAGGCAGAAGACAAACGGCAGATACCTCTGGTTCAGGAACAATCTTTCAACAATTGTTTCCCAGCTGATTGACTCCATTGTTTTCACGTTTATCGCTTTCTATCACGCCACTCCCGATCTTGGGGCAGTCCAGATTTTTTATATGATCGTGCCTCTCTGGGTCCTTAAAGTGGGTTTTGCTCTCCTTGATACTCCTTTTGTATATCTTGGAGTCCGGTGGCTTGCTTCAGAAAGCCCGGATGAAACGCCCTACCAAGGAGAAAACCGGGAGGCAGGCTCGGTTGACGGTTAA
- a CDS encoding pyridoxal phosphate-dependent aminotransferase, whose product MFSINSECILSKQSEDIPPFYVMEVLESAKELEAQGRHIIHLEVGEPDFPTAPHICEAACTAIGKGLTKYTHSQGLPALRDAIVESYYRKFGVDLDPNQVIVTSGTSPGLLMVFMALLEKRDEVIMSNPHYACYPNFVKYLGGTPVFVYTSEANGFALEPETVRQCLSPNTKAILINSPSNPGGHVMSPETLQGLAAIADEKRIPIVADEIYQGLIYSGEEHSILEYTKNAFVLNGFSKLYAMTGWRLGYIICPLECVRAIQKIHQNFFICANSFVQEAGIAALNGSQEHVAEMVQIYNMRRQYMLKRLLGMGLEVLKEPMGAFYVLADARKFNNDSLELSRKILNEAGVAVTPGIDFGNGAEGYLRFSYANSLENIAEGMDRLETFLEKELDG is encoded by the coding sequence ATGTTTTCGATAAATTCCGAATGCATCCTTTCAAAACAGTCCGAAGATATCCCTCCTTTCTATGTGATGGAAGTACTGGAAAGTGCCAAGGAGCTGGAAGCTCAGGGCAGGCATATAATCCACCTTGAGGTCGGAGAGCCTGATTTCCCTACAGCTCCCCATATATGTGAGGCTGCCTGTACTGCTATTGGAAAGGGACTTACAAAGTACACCCACAGCCAGGGGCTCCCTGCCCTCCGAGATGCAATAGTTGAATCTTACTACCGGAAGTTTGGGGTTGACCTTGACCCTAACCAGGTTATCGTTACTTCAGGAACAAGTCCCGGGCTCCTGATGGTTTTCATGGCTCTGCTTGAAAAGAGGGATGAGGTAATAATGTCGAACCCTCACTACGCCTGCTATCCTAATTTCGTAAAATATCTGGGCGGAACCCCCGTTTTTGTCTATACAAGTGAGGCAAACGGCTTTGCCCTTGAACCGGAAACCGTGAGGCAGTGCCTGAGCCCTAACACCAAAGCCATTCTTATCAACAGCCCTTCAAATCCCGGAGGGCATGTGATGTCTCCCGAAACTTTGCAGGGCCTTGCCGCAATAGCAGACGAAAAAAGAATTCCTATCGTTGCGGACGAGATTTACCAGGGCCTGATCTACAGCGGAGAAGAACACAGCATCCTGGAATATACCAAAAATGCCTTTGTCCTTAACGGCTTTTCCAAACTCTATGCGATGACCGGCTGGAGGCTCGGCTATATTATCTGTCCCCTTGAATGTGTGCGTGCGATCCAGAAAATTCACCAGAATTTCTTTATCTGCGCAAACTCCTTTGTCCAGGAAGCAGGTATCGCAGCCCTGAATGGTTCCCAGGAACATGTTGCTGAAATGGTCCAGATTTACAATATGCGTCGCCAGTACATGCTAAAAAGGCTTCTCGGTATGGGGCTTGAAGTTCTAAAAGAGCCAATGGGAGCCTTTTATGTCCTTGCTGATGCCCGCAAGTTCAACAACGATTCCCTTGAATTGAGCCGCAAGATACTCAATGAAGCAGGTGTGGCAGTGACTCCCGGCATAGATTTCGGAAACGGGGCAGAAGGCTACCTGCGCTTTTCCTATGCCAACAGCCTTGAAAACATTGCAGAAGGCATGGACCGTCTGGAAACTTTTCTGGAAAAAGAGCTGGATGGATGA
- a CDS encoding PEGA domain-containing protein: protein MAFRKALICTVFSFLILTLAVGPVFADVSAADPGQGNSTVKETENSTVVDKGDSGNIKITTVPNGSEIYINEIPVGKTPALIEDVPSGFYEVVLKQDGYEDVFERVTVTAGETYSISKKLRISRWTYSVSSSPSGAKVYLDGGYKGVTPVVFNAEGRQHKLTIKKTGYGTVSKEINASDDPSILIEEKLHISLLTYLAATLVLLAAGVYIKRNPEKLKFKSPKKIPVDRTAIEKLRKTPEKKEEKGKEKEKTGIPDSGKKDSIEGTITEISVETSKDTSTEATKETSTETTKTTAETTTEGTKQTTVEEDKKSVPANEKTKGELSGSDGLVELEKLSEPDFEYTIKKKE, encoded by the coding sequence GTGGCTTTCAGAAAAGCCCTGATCTGCACAGTATTTTCCTTCCTGATACTCACTTTAGCCGTCGGCCCCGTATTTGCGGACGTCTCTGCCGCAGATCCCGGGCAGGGCAATTCCACAGTTAAAGAGACTGAGAATTCCACGGTAGTGGATAAAGGGGACTCGGGAAATATCAAAATCACAACAGTTCCGAACGGCTCCGAGATCTATATAAATGAAATACCTGTGGGAAAAACCCCGGCCCTGATAGAGGACGTTCCTTCCGGTTTTTATGAAGTGGTGCTGAAGCAGGACGGGTATGAGGACGTCTTTGAGCGAGTTACTGTTACAGCCGGGGAAACGTATTCGATCTCAAAAAAGCTCCGGATAAGCAGGTGGACATACAGCGTTTCTTCAAGCCCCTCAGGAGCAAAGGTCTACCTTGACGGTGGATATAAAGGGGTTACCCCTGTCGTATTTAACGCCGAAGGAAGGCAGCACAAACTGACTATAAAAAAGACCGGATACGGCACGGTCTCAAAAGAAATCAATGCTTCCGATGATCCCTCAATTTTAATAGAGGAAAAACTACACATCAGTCTCCTTACATACCTTGCTGCAACCCTGGTTCTGCTGGCTGCGGGTGTTTATATCAAAAGAAACCCCGAGAAGCTGAAGTTCAAATCCCCGAAAAAAATCCCTGTGGACCGTACAGCAATCGAAAAACTCCGGAAGACGCCAGAGAAGAAAGAAGAAAAAGGGAAAGAAAAAGAAAAGACCGGAATCCCCGATTCTGGCAAAAAAGATAGCATAGAAGGAACCATAACAGAAATCTCAGTAGAAACATCGAAAGACACATCAACTGAAGCTACTAAGGAAACATCAACGGAAACAACGAAAACTACTGCAGAAACCACAACAGAAGGTACAAAACAAACAACAGTCGAAGAGGATAAAAAATCCGTTCCCGCAAATGAAAAAACAAAAGGAGAATTATCAGGTTCTGACGGACTGGTAGAACTGGAAAAGCTTTCTGAACCGGATTTTGAGTATACAATAAAAAAGAAAGAATGA